In Carassius gibelio isolate Cgi1373 ecotype wild population from Czech Republic chromosome A10, carGib1.2-hapl.c, whole genome shotgun sequence, the DNA window TGCGTCCTATCGTGACCTGCAGGCTTTCCTTGGTCCTCCTGGGCCCTCCGGCCCTCCTGGTCCTCCAGGTACACCAGAATATCAGAGCATACAAAACAGCATCATCACGTACCGCCCAGCTATTTCTTTACACATTTAATCTTTTATCTGTACATGTTGAACAGGACCTGCTGGACCACCTGGACACCCAGGTGTTCCAGGGAAAAATGTAAGACATTTTATCATTATATTCTATGATATGCatttacagtatgtatgtatgtaataaatattgGACAGTACATATAGATGTACAAGGCACAGTATACTGATTAATTCACATTTATCACAGGCTGCCTTAAGCATTGCAGGCACACCAGGTGACAGGGGACCCAAAGGAGATCCAGGAGAAAGAGTAAGTCATCGAAGGCCAATGTttagatataaataaaatcttcatcttatattttctttttgggataaaatatgtttgtttttatttgagctGATTAAATTGCATTGCTCTATTTCCAAAGGGTCCATCTGGGATAACAGGAAAGCAAGGGCAGCCTGTgagttttatatcatttttaataaataaacgcattttattttctgaattagtttttataattaaggttatatatttatatgtaaatgtattattataaaattcaCTGTATTATTATTCTCTTGTATTGTGAATAGGGTGTTCCGGGTCCTAAAGGAGAGCCTGGCGAGACTCCAGGAGAGGTAAggatggtgcaaaaaaaaaaattgggaagtTTTTTTGAGCTTTGGATGTGCtgttatgatgatttattatcacaTGCTTAAGCTCCGCCTTCTTGCAGGTGCAGCAGCTGAGGGAAGCTCTGAAGATTCTGGCCGAGAGGGTTCTCATTCTAGAGCACATGATCGGCATTCATGGTGAGAATTATGGATTCATATGAATCTAGATTTCCAGTAATGAGTTCTAACTAGAGAGCGGTTGGATTCCAGAGCGCCATTATGATCTCATGGCATAAGCTGTTTCTGCCAGATTAGTGCGTGTGGTAATTATTAAGTAATGACATTGAGGATTCATGAGGTTTGAGGTTCATATTgctcttaaaaatacaaaattacatcAGATGACTAGAAATATACAGCCAACTGTGTATTTAGACACACACATGGTTATGTAACAAATTTccctttatttttgtttctttcctTTCGTCACTCTGCATAGATACTCTGTTGGACTCCGGTTCTGGAATAGATCTCCTGGCAGATTTCATGCTAACAGGCAGTGCTAAAAATGTTGGTGCTGCCAGACCCTCCTCTCCTCTTACCTCAGACAGAGAGTCGCCGGACTCTGTTGGGAATGAAGAGTAAATAACAAACACTTGTGATCACAAGGCCTTTATTTCCTGTCTGTTGCTTTGAAGGACAGGTCCATATTTGTTTATGAGTATGATAAGAGTGGCActgatttttttctattttatttacttcgatgtattttgtttaattgtaattttcttctttttttttacattttgaaatcacTGTATTAACCTGTTGAAAATGTGTCTTCTTTGCCATTCATGACCCGTTTTACTTCCGTTTACTTAAGGGCAGGCCTTTATTTTAGTCATTAGAAAATAATTGGATGGTGAAAAGTGGGCACTACTTACCAGAATGAAGTCGGCACGAATGTGAGTTTGCTGTTTTGTTATTGATTAGAAGTGTTCAGTAGCCTGTGTGGCATAAGTGatgtcaccaaaaaaaaaagagaaaaagttgTTTCGGAGTAAGAACCTGTTATGAAAATCTGACTTTCATGTCAACTTGAAATGTCTGTTTACTGTAGTTCATTTCTTTTATTATGGTAAAGGTGAGGATTTTGGACGGGTTGGTTGTCATAGTTAATTAATCAACAAAGATGATACTTGATTACACTAAAAAACTAGTTTTATGTAGCATGAATAATGATTTAATACCACAGTCACTCAagctgaaaataaatgttttgtcatAAAGACTTGGTTCgtccttttctttttgttttctgattGATGACCTATAATGACTCCATGCACATAATTATATATAGCGGTAGCTTTGTATTAAAACAGTCCCATCTCGAAACTCACAGCAAACAAAAAATAGACTAGAACAGAACTTCAAAACTAAAATTGACCTTTTGTCTGTACAGAAAGTGCAACATCTACCACCATAAATTGTGTATACACCTCTGCTCACCTGTTGTTATTCACCGAGCCTATCATGGACTTGCTGAAGAACCAAAATGGCAGAACACACCAAGGGCTGCTATTAATAGCCGGAGACACAAAAGGCCCTGTTGACCTTGTTCGCAGAGCAGTGTTCAACATGCCAGTGTGGCTTTATGCTTGTTGAGCTTGAGCTTTTGTAATCCCCTCAGGAGGGAACGAAATCTTTCCGAATGTTGGGCTTTTTCTTCTTGTTGCGTTAAGAGTGTTTAAAGGTTTCCCACGCAAATGTTTTACGTTATTGAGAGCTAAATAATTTGCCTTGACtttttgatttatttcttttttaaatacaattttaataatttatttatttagttgaaaaaatgttttcttgttgcCAGGAGTATCTGAGCAAGTTAACTGTATCTTGTAACTAgactagatgtttttttttttttatctctttattgACAAAAGGCGGGTACAGAACGTAAGGAGAAGACAACACACAAATGAACATGAACAAACGTGGAGaaacatgggaaatgtagttttcaCTCCTGTTCCTTATCCTCTCCGTGGGTGATGACGTAGCACAGGTTTTTGTAATCCAGGTTGCCAGCCACATCCAAGGGAAAGTTTGTGAACATCTGGTTTACCTAGGTAAAAAAAGATTAAGATCCATTTAACAAGTTTCCATTTAACaagtttccattttaatattaaatatagcatttcaatgattttaaattaaattaagcaccTTCTCAGACAGATTGTACAAAGAAAAGTATATTACCTCAGCCTCTGTAAATTTGTCTGCCTGGGACATGAGGTGATATTTGATCCTGGGAGGGAAAAGATTTGAGACGTTCCGTGTCAAAAGTTGCTGATGTGTGCTGAAAAAGTTTTACATTTGCATAATTCTACTTACTCTTCTCCTTTAAGGATTCCTGTGCCCTCGGGGTCGAAGATCTTAAAGGCATTGAGAATAGTCTCCTCGGGGTCTGTACCTGCCAGTCACAGAGAGGTAACATATTATTGATTATTCTGTAGTATATAATAAGTCGAATACACTCTTATACATGTCAAAACCTTAATTAACAATGACACAAGTCATTTCCGGGGCaagctgcattcaaaatccaaGCTTCTGATGCTAAACTTTATGATTCATATATCAATATGCAGTGTGCCTGATATCTGCTGGGTTCTGCAGCTATTTGCACCtcattagcatgattatcatTTCGATTCTGATAAATTTGATCCTTGCCtttgagcttctctccaaacaTGGTGAGGAAGACGGTGAAGTTAATAGGGCCCGATGCTTCCTTTAGCATCTCATCAAGCTCATCATTGCCAACATTGAGACGTCCTGCCAAACATGCACatacaaagatacacattaataCAGAATGCCACTTCCTCTGATACTTCAAATAGAGTGAGAGTTCACTGTAATGTTTAgtgcaataaaatatttatgagGCCAGTTTACAAGgccgggggggtgggggggggtgggggttggGGTACTTTGGTATAttttttgtgttacttttgaaGCAAAAATTATATTCAAGACTGATGCCACACTGAATATCTGGGTTTTTAAGATCTCATTTAAACCTGAAAATGAAAGGGAGTTTTTAGGATTTtaggaacaaataaataaatacatatttatttcccctacaatttctaaattaatgtattcattttttttctaaataaaaatgctaaattaaaggttttttttttttttttttttttttgtggtctcaGATTTTTGGACCCTGTTATACATGCATTTATGATTAGTTTAATGGAATGATGACTTTTGCATCTTAATCTGTGACAAACATAGTGCTGTAATCGCATTCAGTAGAACTCTAAAGAGGAGCCACTCTAATCCTTAAAACGATACTCTTGTTAGTTCAAAAAGATAAACACCTTTAGGTATCAGAGCCCTTTAGTGTCTCTAGTATTTACACTGTATACAGTCATTCAGTGAGGGTTGACTCACCCAAAGCAGCGAATGTGTCCCTCAGGTCGTTTTTGTCAATAAAGCCATCTCTGTTCTGGTCCATGATGGTGAAAGCCTAGAGGAACAGAGGTAAATACCGAAAATatgctagaataaaatgtttagttATGTGAATCCTATTGACAAACCTCTTTGAACTCCTGGATCTGTGACTGCTCAAACATGCTAAATACGTTGGAGCTGGCAGCTTCCTTCTTCTTGGCCTTCTTTGGTGCCTGGAAATCAAGCAAAAGTGGTTCAGATGGTTTTGTCCAAGCTTAcacttttaaaatgcaattttgaagaacataaaactataaaattCATAGAAAAATTGCATGACCCTCAAAGAAATTTGTGTGTAAATTATCCACGTTTTGATATTGAGAACTGTCAAAAAGTGGTTCAATTCAAGTATATGTAGTTGCATTTAGTCGGAAATGCTACAACCTCAACACAAACTGGGACAGACAATGATATTTACTCACTGAAAACCTttctgaatttacaaaaaaagaaaaaaaagaaaaagttgctCTTATAAACAAAGATCAAAAGAGACAATTAGAAatacatgcaaatataaaaaGCCATCCATAGAAGATGACCTTTCTAGCATAAATTAAACCATTCTCTCAGTCTGAAGAACAGCACTGCTCTGTTTCACAAGCATTTCCATGTTAAATAGTCCAAAAGCAAAGATATGCAGGCCTACCATTGTGAAGAGCTTCTCTTTCCTCTGTTCCTGGTCTCAAAAGCCTGAGGGACACTCAGACATAGCTGGTTTCCAGTTATATATTGGCACAATTGGATTGACGACCCACCTGTTCTATGTTTAGACAAAGGAGGAGGAACAATACAAGAATACTTGCCATATAGAGAATCACCCTGCCCTAGCACCCCTCAGTTATTGTTATGGACAGATGCAAGTTGATGTGATCCGAGTGTGTGGGCTTTGCTATATCGGGATCATTGAGAGTGTCCTAACCCCTTCAGATTCATCTACACATCTAATATGTCGTCTGAAGACAGTGTGAAGCCAGCTAGCTTCTCACATCAGTGCGTTTGGTCAGATGATGACGCTATGTTCTCGCTACATGGATTACTTGAATGATTTGATGCCCTTGTTATATTGGTGATCAGTAAAGACACTTTTGACCAACTTACAAGAATGATTTTCACAGTCATGAGGCTTAGGGAGCAGAAAGGGCTCAAGACCAGTCTAACAAGGTTTATTCAGTATATAAACTTTGTTAATTGAGTGCTTTCGAGGAGAATAGAACAAGTGGGGAATATGAATCTGAGAAACTAGATGTGCCTATATGGAAAGTAATTTAGCAAAGATTTAGAAAGTATGCTGAAATGGATGTAACCGTAGATAACAGAAATATAATATATGACATATTTTGCCCTGTATAAAGAGTGATATTGCCATATACAGTATGTTGCCTATAAGGTGATGTATAATTTGCACATACGTACATTCTCTGGGTAGATGAAtatagtaaaaatgtataaaatcaccATTAGAACCATAAATGTCAACAATTTATTtaacagtttatttaaatatgcaactttattaaaacaacatatatacatataaactgtatgtttgtatatgttttagtaatattcataatatacatAAATCCATATgtatgggatatatatatataaatatgttatcATGAAATTGCTCCCATTTCTAATAGGTTTCATGTAATGTAATCATATgaaaatctatttaatttatttaatttaatttggtgTAGGATATTACACAATTAATTAAACGTAATTTTGAAGTAGACTACCTTTTTCTTGATTTTCTTGTGAATTACactcaaattttttttaatcataaatttaACAGTGTATTTATTCCAATCACtaaagttgtatatatatatatatatatatatatatatatatatacacacacacacacacacacacacacacacacacacattaaaataaatagatttatcaaataaaaatagaattagaTATAAGcaacatccaaacatttttttgtggatttttctctcaaaacttttatTTATGAAGAAGTTTTGTGAATTCTGATTGTGATTGATCTGTGTGCATAGTGAAAATGATTGCACATTATTGGAACGCACACATGTAGAGCTCATCCATTTTAATCCAGTCATTTTAACATGTGACTGCAGTCAAGCCTTTGGCTTTAATTTAGCATGCAACTCTTGTGAGCAAATTGTTTCTACTTTGTCTTACATTATCTGTTGCGAACAATTGGACTGAACAAAAGCCATTTTCAGCGCTACAAATATAGCCAGCCATCCCATACTTGCCAGATTTAAATGTGCTCTTACAAACAGCCAAGTAATGTGCCGTCAGACTGCTGTAAATAATCTGTCCAGCTATCCGGCACGGCAGCAGGCTGTGTAAAACTGGTTTTAGCAGTGTCCTCACAGACAACTGAACGAACACTGGCCAAGAGAGCTGTGGAGAAGAGCTGCACCATGGGATCTTAGGAATGTCGCTGTGATCTCCTGCttggcattgtgtgtgtgtgtgtgtgtgtgtgtgtgtctgtgtctgtgtgtgtgtgtgtgttcacagcagGGAGTGTGCCCATGTTAGGTGTGTGACTGGCAGGCGAGGGGCGAGAAGGAGTCAAGGTCTGGCAATAACACAACTGATCGGGAGCCTGGCGGGGAAGTGTCCGCTTCCTACAGCTGCTTCTTACTGTCAGTCACATTAGCCATATGGTTCCATCACACCTCGACAGGCCTGTAAATACATGCTGCTGTATATGACAACACAGAGATGATGATTCACTGCCCTTGATCTCTGAGGCCACTATTTGATCTCTCTGGTAAAATGTCTATGCACATAATGTGTGAATTTCCAAAaggtgtgttcatgtgtgtgtatgtgtgtgtatgtgtttaacaGGCctgtttttttacttaaaattttcaacaaagacaaaaatgaaatatgaaatatgaaagaaaTATGAAATAAGTATGAAGACTTAAAAAATGTCATTACAGTAAAGTCAGTTTGTGTTCATTTGCATGTATTTGTTTGACTATGTTTTAGTTATTAAAATACTAtcatagtttttgtttatatttagattttttttttagattaaatatttatttataaaaatattttagttaggttttattttttatatttttttattacattttaatttgttactttattatgtaatttaatttttacacacacacacacacacacacacacacacacacacacatatatatatactaaatagtCCCTATATTTGAtgcataaaaaaatctgtattattaataatattagtaaaCCAGAACTAAATTCAGTGAggtaatttttttcagtttattcttatttcttttttgtaGCAAATTTCCATACAATATTAAGTAATGATATAATATgaaatcaaaatatatacataacatGTGAATAATTTAAAATTCCGTTTAAAgtatctatatttaaaatatgataacaGTACTCCGTTGTAGTTTGTTTGCCTGTAGATGGAGCAGTTTACCTAGTAGTACAAGGACTCTGTAAGTTTCTATATTTCCTACACCACAAAATATATTACCTGCACTAACTACAGTTAGATCTtcatggacttttcacacatacATATTACACAATATGTGAgcaatttacatttcaaatgttgcATAAGAGTATTTATggtaaagatttgtttttaatgactaaATATCAGAAACCGTCCACTGATAACATGCACGTATGGAAACAGTCAGATGCCACACATCCCCAGAACAATGCCCTCCTCACATCTCTGCCTGTCTCTTCATTATGTTCAATTGCCATGTCTTTGCATCTCCATAATTAAAATCTAATCCTGCATGCCGACTTTTTAAACGAGGACTAGCCTCAAGAGGAggcttatttgattaaaaaagggGAAGGGTAGAGGAGGGAGTCCTCCACAGCTCGGCAGGCAGGAGAGACAGCTCTTAATTGTGCTCCCATGAGGTGTGCACACGCCTGGGCGGAGAGAGGAGGGGGCTGGGTGCTCAGAGGCTCCAGTGGACCTGAAAAAACAAACCGCCAGTGGGACCGGCTCTCCTGCGAAGCTCCCCTGCTGTCTCAGTGAGGGGAACCGAGGGGAGGAGCACTTATGAGGAGCCATGGGACTCTCCCAGCTTCAATTCTCACTCCACCCTGCAGGGTCTGAACTGAACCCCCCCCCAATCCTCTCCCTTTAAGTGTCTGTGTGCAGTGGTGAGGGTGAGAATCATGGCTGCTCTACAGATGAATGTAACTAATGGAACTGAAACTGGAATCCGGCTCTGTGTATTAAGGTTAAAAATGCTAATTGTTTTTTCTAATATGCTATTATTTATCGTTTTCTATTATTATACTACTATTGTCTTTGTATTGTTTTGAAATTGTATAACACTTTGGTAAACTCAGctgttttcttatttaaaagCAGTTCTTActtaaatgttttactgtttgCACACTTGTTTAGATgctaactgtattttatttattgggaaCTTGTACTCTgcacagtgacaataaagttgaattatAACCAAAGTGGTCAAAGTGACAACCTGTATTGAAACTGAgttaaaatatcatgaaaaaaggaGAAATTACCAAAACTATTATTGTGACAATAGATGGAAAAATAAATAGCTTCCACCATTTTTGACAGTGTATTAAGTGTATTACCGTTCAACATTAAAAGAGCAATATTCACCCCAGAATatgaactgcacacacacacctaaGAGACACTGAAATAATATGTAATATCATTTAATTCATGTGCACAGTTCACACACATAatgcaataataatctttttgttttaattttaatacaattataattataaaagaatTATAAACGAATAATGACTGGTTTAACAGATTGGTTATCATGACAGTTAATACGACTGCTTTGGATCATCACCTTGAACAATGAGGTGAGACGATTTTAAACACGCCCAATAGAGGGCGCTGCTCTTCAAGTTCAAGTTCGAAAGCAGTATTTACAAATCATCAGGAATCGACCGGACAAGGGTTTATGTTATAACATCAAATCATCCACTGCCACCATCTTAAACACCGTCCATAACCATAtaaattcatattgctttatgcAGTACGCATAGGTTATGGAGAAGAATTAGATTGTGTTTCGTTTAATTTTAACTATCGATCGCCGTGTCCACATTCTTCACGCAAGAATGCTCATAAAATCAATATAATAGATGTATTGATTTTTGAGTACAAACAGAGGTTAACTGGACATATAAACAACCAACAGCAAAAACCACATAAAACAATAGTCTACACACAAGAACATACAAAATAGTTTCAATAGGATTAAAGATAAGAATAAATCAAAAATCAATATATCAGATACGAATACAACAACAGGCCAGAAGGTTCTTCATCTGACCGTGAGAAACATAAAAACACTCGAACTGCGCGTTGCCTTCGCGTTGCGCGCGTCGCGTCAGATCTGATAAGCGTCTCGTAATGTCTATCTATGGTgataataaaaaatcaataacCATATAAACTCTCTTCTTTTAACGGATGAAAAGGTATCCAGCATCCCCCTCCCTCTCCTGCGACACGGGGAGCTCGACTGAACGCGGAAACTCCATCCCGCGTTTTCTGCCTTTTATTGAGGACGCTCTCAATAATTGTTTTCAGTAGCCCTGTTCGTTCAATATCGCAGGTTGGTATTCGATAACTCCATTCCGCGCGCGCCCGCGACGTTCGATCTGCTCCGCTCCGTGTTTTGCGCGCGCTCccccgcctctctctctctcgctctctctctctctcgcgctgaACTCCAGCccctctcgcgctctctctatcAGCCTTTCATTCCGTCTCAATATGTCTCAAGATGGCGGCCAATGCGGGATCGATGTTTCAATATTGGAAACGCTTTGATTTGAAGCAGCTCCAGGTCAGCTCCCTTTCGTTTTGTACTCGCTTGTGTGTGCCGGTGAGCCGGTCCCGGGGAGCGTCGCGCTGAAAGGCTGGCGCGTTGCTCTCGCGTCGGCTCTTTCGCCGGGTTCGGTGCCCATTGATTAAAGCGGCTGATCGGAAATTGATCCTCTTTGTTCAATTCCCATCGATCAACCATCACGGTCAAGGTGGATGCGGCCACTTCGGCAACGGGAGGCCGAGGGTTTCCCGATTCTTCCCGGCTCCTTTCCATTCTCGGGATGTTTTGGGAATAGTTTGTGCTGAAGAGATTTAGATAGTATGTTTGTGGAAATAATTTCGTGTTTAGAAGTGTGTCGCGCTACACGGGTGGCGCTGTGCTGGACCGAGACGTTATTGCTTAGTAACGAGAGAGGTTGTAAGACTGCCTTCCTTTTTAGATTTCACCTCCTTTATTGTTTACTAGCACTTTTTGTGTGACTTTAGAAGTTTATGAAGTTAGCAAACACTAAGTTCAGCTTAGTAGGTAAGTTTAAAGTGAAGACGGAATTTGCTGCTAAACCTGCGCCAGACAGGAacaattaaacacaaaacaaacaaacacggaCAGATGAACGTTTTGGTTAAAAATAGATGTGAGACTCTAGAAGAGACGGTTTATTTCGTTATTCAGTTACAGAGTCCGACAAAATAGCTCGTCAAAACAAAATAATGCGATTTCACATGCGATTTTCCTCCCTCACAGATAACTTGTGTTAGACGCAGGTGGGAATGCTACGATTCGGTTTGATCTTCAGTTGTTTTGGTTTAATGTTGTGGTATTTGTCTTTAAATTTGCTTAGTTGTCAAAGTCAGAACTCTGTCGTTATTTGTAGTGTTCGTGCTGTAGGAGTATGAAGTACATTTGTCGCGTTTGGTTAGGCATAAACAATAGACCCATGATTATATCAATTATTGATTACgagtttatgtatttatgaacTGAGGTCGCAAAGCTAAGCCAGAAGAAAAATCGCTGACCTATTTTCCGATCGAACTGTAAATTTCCTTTTACCAGTAACCATTTCTAGATCCCCATAAGCCTCGCCAGTCGTTTAAAATAGAtgtcatattatttaaaaacgaTAGTAACAAAAAATGCTTTATGGATCGATTAGGATTTAAGTATTTGGAATATTTGTCAAATATGCTAATATGAAACTAAATTAAAGCCGAATGTAGAATGCTCTGTATGTACATATGTTGCAATATGTTTTGAGATGCTGTTCAGATTTTGTCTAACATTCATCTGTAATAGTCAAACATTGCCCGGCTCGTGCTATGTCAGATGTTTTGCTGATTGATTATGTTGTGTTCTTGGAAAATCATTTATTCAGTTAGGCTTCAGACATATAGTGTTGAACATAaaaggaccacacacacacacacacacagctgggcATATTCTGATGTGGTGACTCTAAATTTGCaatgccctctctctctctctctctctctctctctttctatctgtctCCCAGGCTGATAAGAACTGGCATCAGCAAGTTCAGGCTTTGATGATGTCATGGGCGCTATTTATCATCTAGTTTTTGTCTGTTGCTacttttgtttcttttctattCAAATCTTGTTTTTCAGagtgttttaaatgtgtttattttattttattttttattaacttcactgattcatgCTTAATTGATGCCTCGATGTGAATCAGATGTCTTATATTACCCTGCAAAAACCGCACCAGACAGTGAAATAAAGTGGTCTGAATTATAATTTCCACAACCCAGTGATTCCAAACGGACCTGTTTGTCTCATATATCCCAAACTTTTTGTTTGTCGGAGTCACCTGCTGTGTCCTGTCACCATGTGGCTTTGAGGTCTGCGAATGCAGGTGAGGTTTAAGTGTACCTCACTTGGTGTGTGGTCCCGAGTTTTCGT includes these proteins:
- the LOC128021083 gene encoding myosin regulatory light chain 2B, cardiac muscle isoform-like — translated: MAPKKAKKKEAASSNVFSMFEQSQIQEFKEAFTIMDQNRDGFIDKNDLRDTFAALGRLNVGNDELDEMLKEASGPINFTVFLTMFGEKLKGTDPEETILNAFKIFDPEGTGILKGEEIKYHLMSQADKFTEAEVNQMFTNFPLDVAGNLDYKNLCYVITHGEDKEQE